In Sesamum indicum cultivar Zhongzhi No. 13 linkage group LG1, S_indicum_v1.0, whole genome shotgun sequence, the sequence gctcttttcAAAATTCCTAACTTACTTTTATGATTCTAGAAAACTActccaaatttattataaaattatctttattaacATCTTATGATCTccatcatattattttaaaacttatgtttaaaataaaaatttgatgtctTACAAgcctcaaaaaatatttagaagaTGTATGAGGCTAGCCTATGAGCTTATCAGGCATTTTAATAAGCTCAGCTGAACACCCTCTAAATCGAGGAAAACCCAAAAACGGTACTACTGAACTCCCTAGACTGGAATTAGCGCATAAACTAGACCTGCTTTTTAATGTTGGTGTTAGTAAATATTGCAACTGCTTGGGTGATCATATCTTCACCAGCACAGATCATGTGATATATGGTTCTGTCCAAGCATTAGCGTAAGTCCCAGGGCAAGCTTTGGTGCTCTTAATTCTGCTGCAATGCTGTAGCCAGTACTTGTAGATGAAGATAGAAGTAGTGCTTCATGTCATGTTTTTAGAAGTCACTTAACCACAACACTGAACTTTTTTGCACTTTGCAATGATCACTGTCAAGCGACAATGATTTGAAAATGTCAACGAATTCCATGCCATGATaaatctcatattttttttcccgaACCCTATCTTTTCAAGTTTGGATTTTGAAATGCATTAAAGACACTGTGGTTCCCATTTACTGCTAATAATGGGTTGCAGGTTTCCCACTTTTAACTCCCTGAGATTAGGCATGAGAACACATGGCTGTAGTTGACACCAGTGGCTGGTAGCTGCAGATGTGCCATCAGCTATTACCATACAGGAAAAAACGTGCAGCTAACTCCTTAACACCCTGTTGAACACAAATAGGTTAAAGGTTACACTAAATTATGGAACGGTGGGAGGAACTTGTGGGGGCAATTCTCTGATGATTGAACCATAGACAGGGAAGTGcctgaatattttttttaacttcgTGAACTTAAAAAGTTACAACTTCTTGCTTGATTATTATTCTACAGtgaatttatttgatgtttGTCCTCCACATTCTCTTATGCATGGTAGTTACTGCATTGTCGAGTCTTATATATGTGTTTCTGTATCCTATCTTTATATAAGTTACTAATTtctgatgaaaaatattgtaattggaCTCTTGAATGATCTAACATATGAACCGAATTCCACCTTTACTATGCTGAAACTGAAGTATTTGAAGGACTGTTTTTTTCAATTGCAAATTCATGTTCGTCGCCAACATACTCTTGCAGGCTGCAAGGCTTCTTGCTAACTTGATCATCATGGGCTCTGGGATAATGGCAAGAGCTTTTGTTCAAGCATATCGGCAGGCACTTGCCAGTAAGTTTTCCTTTGGATTGTTATTAAGTTTTTAGCTTTCAAGTATAGACTTGCTTGTGAAATAGCTGAAGATTGTCAATTTGTAGCTCTTGATGCGGCCTTGCTCttaatgcataatttttagctCATTCTATAGAAATGCATGAGATATAGAGTAGAGCATTGAGATTGAAGTAAATTGCAGTTGTCATATCACTATGCCCGTAGTTTCACAGGTCAGAAAGATATACTTGTATGATTCTTATGCACAAAGTTGCCATTTTCTTTCCAGCTAGACAATTAAGATCACTTGAAGATTCTATTCCCACAATCAGTTGATGTTTCTCTTTATTGTCTCACTCACAAGAATTTCATGATATATTGCAGATGCCTCAAAGAACGGTGTTGCTCAAGAAGCAGTACAGAACATAAGACGAGGTAGTAAAATGATGACCGAGGCAGAGGCAAGGCAAATCCTTGGTGTCACTGAGAATGCAACATGGGAAGAGATTTTGCAGGTTTCTCCTCTCTTCTGATACATCATTTAGTTGGGAAGTCTTTATT encodes:
- the LOC105165577 gene encoding mitochondrial import inner membrane translocase subunit PAM16 like 2 isoform X2, with translation MGSGIMARAFVQAYRQALANASKNGVAQEAVQNIRRGSKMMTEAEARQILGVTENATWEEILQKYDNLFERNAKNGTFYLQSKVHRAKECLETIHQPKEQSTS
- the LOC105165577 gene encoding mitochondrial import inner membrane translocase subunit PAM16 like 2 isoform X1 gives rise to the protein MAARLLANLIIMGSGIMARAFVQAYRQALANASKNGVAQEAVQNIRRGSKMMTEAEARQILGVTENATWEEILQKYDNLFERNAKNGTFYLQSKVHRAKECLETIHQPKEQSTS